From the genome of Penaeus monodon isolate SGIC_2016 chromosome 11, NSTDA_Pmon_1, whole genome shotgun sequence:
ttttccattagaaagagttttggggtaattttttcagtgGGGGAAAGCcgaaacatcaggctaactcttaGACAACCACCCAAATACCTTTTCAAATTCGGGCAAAATTTTTTTAGGCTACTTTTTGAGAGACTCTTGGAAAGCCCAATTggtcagaaaaaaatgcaaaaagcaaaattttattaaagtgCTTTTCTGAAATAAAGGGGGGAACTGTTTTTTGCTAATGGTATTGTTACGGCGACCGCCTCGCTAAtggtattgttacgccgaccgcctcgtctctctgctaccaacacaaggcaggctggaGACGGTGCTATTAAAGGGGTCTGAAcactaaaacagctccaagaggcaccgagcaccttTAGCGTTCaaaaccacgaggggaaacgccaaatggGGAGGCggggacgaaataaacacaaaagacagtctttccttttttacacaattttttacccctacacttttcaTAGGACAATAAGGGGGAAACCGCAAGCACACTGccgtacagcttataacaggacccacaaagtttatcaggtcacaagggcaacagagggcttcacaggagcagcacccaaaactTTCCCGggttgttcccccgctcctccgctcacacccgCTGCGTCAGTTTGCCCCCGGGCCCTtctttaacacatgcccaggtcatccttttcatgtacaCATGTTTTccccacagagacaaagacccacggctaGCAGTTATAAAACCCTGATTTGGTTAAAATAATTATGGGCaaacgtgtatggttcggcatcgagaacaagtttgaaaggtttggatgctgtgcgaATGCCTTTTTTTGTGCGTGTCTTTGGGGCCCCGAAGTGCCCTCGTATCGAGGTCTTTAGGGGGagcaggagtacctcccctccgactcgaCTTTGGCCAGTTAACTTGAGCTTCCGCCAAAaatggctcgagacccgagcccccAAGGCAATAGTGGGATTaggcccctttttccccgaacCCCCACGACCTCGTCGGAAAGTCGGGATAGATCTTACCATCGATACCCCGGTTGTCAAATTTgagccatgggaaacccccctttttttacatggGAAACCTGGCTTCCACAGCCAAGCCTGGCCCGGAGGTGGAGGGACGCCCCGAGGTTTAGAGAGATCCTTATAAaacatccctttttttcatatatataccgacggccccaaacagaagagtgtgtgggtgcggatgtaggtcgactgaatgtgaatcaagttcagactgccgaatcataatCGATCTTTCTgaatttttgccattgataaagccattgattttgcacttcGACGACCCactattttacgtttttttttttagattcattaaatttcccttaaaaccattaaaacttagaaaaacccccaaaaaaagaacttCTGGGAATTTCGTAAACTACATGGtgccaaaaaaatcaacaagctTTAAAGGGGTACCAGGGAATGACAGGCTACAAATTACCTGGCAATGATGATCGGGCTTTGATAGTTATCAGATCTCAGGTTGTTTtgtcttataaaaacaaaaaaacatctcctgtggcaaagtggtGGGGCAAAACcccaatcaaacaaaaaaaaatagaactgacGATAATAAAATCCcacaggaaagagaaaggggggtggtgggtttgggcccccttggGTCAAAAGCACAAGCCTTACCCACCGCACtccctatatttaaaaaaaaaaattccatgatGCCCCCAGTGCACCACCACCCTTACCATAGACCATATCCTCACAATATGCCCCAACTACAATAAtagaaaccaaataaaaaattatttaagaaaagaTTAACAACAAATCtatttatcaaatgatgaaaaaatcagtaatcacttttctaagggagacaaaactttataacCTTATATAGTTTGATtagaataggatccattggcttaaccTTGCCCACATgctgctggttgatagccaagaaatccaagaaAGGACAGCTGACAAACATTGAAAAGGGGGCAGGGCTGTCAATTCAGTAATGCCCTCTGCTTTTCCAGTAGCCTAGAGTAACTGGTAAGGAGTCGTTGGGAAAGTCTGACTAATAGGTTAAGACACCCAAGTATTCAATTTAGAAAAGAAATTGattgcaaatttttaaaataaaaccgatTACAatagggttttaatttttccctttaaatacaaTACCTAAAACTGAAAGGGTTTTATCGCATtcagtaaaatttaaaacaatcaaGGAAAATTTCCTTTGCTTCTAGAAAGTGTCTTGATTTCCCCCAATAAAGTGCATGCCGAAGGGACACACGAGACCAAGTTTAATTGGAGACATTTGCTAGGAAAGCAAAGTATAGGTATCCATCGGTTATTTGTTTCAGTACTGATGACTGTTAGTGTCCTGACTTGTCAAAATACATTTGCATATCTATAAGTTGGTATTCAAGTGGGACAATGTTGCTGTACGAGTTAGATATGAGCTATCAAAAGTGTTAAGACAGCTATGGGAGGGGCATCAAGGAATATAGAGGCATCAGTGTTCAGAGCCATGGTCAAAGAGGCAGGATCGGAAACCCGAGAAAAGTAAAGTTATTCATTTAAAAATGTGACCATCACAGCATTTTCCTTGGCAGATTTTgaattttttggattttgggaGAAGTTTTAAATCATTTATAGGAATTAGGGGGAGTGGGGGTTTGGAGGGCCAAAACCTCGGGtaagcattttttcctttttggtcatACAAAGTCCTTTTTGGGCATACAATGTCCTTTTGGTCATACAATGCCTTTTGGTCATACAATGTCCTTTTGGGCTACTTTCCTTTTTTGGTCAACAATGTCCTTTTGTCATAAAAGTCCTTTTTGGTCATCAATTCCCCTTTTTGGTCATACAATTCCTTTTTTGGTCATCAATGTCCTTTTGGTATACAATgcccttttttttgcaaaaatgccCTTTTTGGGCAACAATGTCCTTTTTGGTCAACAATGTCCTTTTTGGTCATACAATGCCCTTTTTTTGGTATACAATGTCCTTTTTGgcatacaattttttttggtCATACATGTCCTTTTTGGTATACATTCCTTTTTGGTCATACAATGTCCTTTTTTGGTCATACAATGTCCTTTTTGGTCATACAATGTCCACTACATCTTGGTCCTTTATGCTCAAGAATCACTTTCTTCCATCTTCAAATCCCTGTGAAGataggtatttgggccaataggaatagttactaaTCATGAAATTGCATTAGCCAATTAAAAATACTTAATGGGGGGGAGTTGTACTTAAAAAGGGGCTTCCATCtcaaaattgacaaaaaaaaaaatcggtcagcAAGATGAATGTACATTTGTCAAGAGGGCAGCACCTTTCCCTAGATAGTgatgccttttaaaaaaataggtaGTGGGGAAGGTAGGGTGTTAAAAAGGGTTTAAGAAAATGGGGTAGAAATATGTagtcaaagcaaaaaaaatttggatattaACAAAGTTGCTCCCGTTCCTGGAAACGCTACTGGCAGTGAAGTTCTTGCCTTAAAATTGGGGCAGGTTTTTTAGGGGAAACCCCCACTTAAAAGCTAGCTAGTTCACTCCCAAAGGGGAAGACAATTTTGGGAATTAAAGTAGGGTTTAGAGACGTTACACTTAGACCATCTGGGGGGAAGAGCCTAGGCTTGCCCTAGGTCAGGCAGGGTATTTAGAAACCCAGCCCCTTcgactttccccaaaatttttggaggTAGTGTTTTGAGGACTAGTTCAGGGGGTTTTAAATTCAATAAgttgaaattttcaaaaaaaaagttttccccttatcttttgGGCCTCATACCTCAATTGAAACCCAAAGGCTGGGGGCCCTCCAAGTGaaaaattttctccctttctttccagtTTAGGGAGTTACCCTTTCTTTGCCCTGTACCCTGTATGCTTCCCCTTGGGGTTAAAGGGTTAAGGTTATAAAAACCTGGGGGATAGCCCCCAAAGTTCTAGGTTTAATCTGAGCTAGATTACTTTCTCAATATCCCCCCACCTTATCAAGGTGGTAATTCTAAGGCATTTTTAACCAGTTAGTTCTCTAGTTGCCTTGGGTTGCATGGGACCAAGCTCAAACCAGGGACAAATGAGTGTGTAgcattttttggtaaattaaaCACCAAAAGAGAGttctaattaaatatattttaaaagattaaaactaAGGCCTGTAGACTGCTTCATAAGCTCTTGCTTTCCACCTAGCTGTCCACCTTCAACATCATTGCCAGCGTACAGAAGGAAGGTGGTATTCTGGCCCGTATGGTAGAATGGGAATGAGAAGGGTTTCCGTGCAGGTACAGTTTTTacctgtggtaaaaaaaaaagtttgttaaagtaaataaaagttacTTTAAATTATCCAGTTGGTTCTAAAATTGGATTAGGCAAGTACAGAGTTTGAGGAGCTCTTACCATCCTTTCGTACACGAACTGCATTCCCTTCaaaacatacacatgaacaccATGCTCAGTCTGGATGAAGAGACCCACATCATACTTGGTCAATTCTCCAAAGTTACTTGCCAAAGCACCAGGCACCTTCAAGGTCTGAAAGAGGTCACCACATTATTATAGAGTGGCCAACTTtaagttggggggggaaaaaaaaaaaaaaaagcgttactACTTGCCTGCATTTTCTCCATCTCCACAGAACCAGATTTATCCTTAATGGTGAATATGTCAACACTCCCTGTAGCAATAGGGGAGGAGCTGTGAGTCACTGCTACATATGCTTCATTCTTGCCAGCCAGGGCATCAAGGTGTGAAGCCTTTTGTAGGTCATGGTTGAactcctaggggggggggggagtatagggAAAAATTAGTTTTCTCTCCTAGCACAAGGAGATAAGGAGCCACAAGCTATAATGTGTAGGGGTTATGGCCAAGACCATGCTTACCAGAGCCATAGCGTTTGTACCcgcatcatattttaaaaatcttcaaaTTGAGGAAGAGCTGAAGGAATCATCTTCCAGCACAACCAGGTAAGTTTTCCCAAGGTAAATGCTGCTGCTGAAATTTTCCAGTACATTACTCTCCATCTGGCGTATAGATATACCTTACCCTTCAAGGTTACCCTTCTCACCTCAACTGCAAAGACTAGTTCCCAGGTAGTTCAGTAGCCTGTATCCTGTTGGTGCAGTTCCACAAATCACAGCAGAGGAGGTTTCATGATCAATCACTGCCAAGCAGTCCTTACCATTATGCAAGTGGAATGCCTGAAGTGGATAAAGATCAGGTTAAAACTACCTTAGACAGACCCAAGATTTAATCTTGGTAACTAGAGGGAATCCTGACCTACCACTAGGTCTCTGCATTGTATGGTACTGAAGGATACAACAGTTTCGACTGGACTAATGGAGAAGATGTGGCCATAGGAGGTTCCTTGGCCCAGCTCATCTGAAATCTATACAAGACAAGACATAAAAATCCAGTCTCTTAGTTTCCATTCACTGTAGGGTGGGGCTAGAGTAATGCCATACCTGTTGGTAGGTTGATGAAGCTGTATATGGGAAAGTTACAAGCGAGTTGCCACATACAGCCAAGTGATTGCTTCCCAAGCCAGCAGCTACAGTTGCTTTAGGAACACTAATACTGCCTGAAACCAGAGCCATGTTATAGTGTGGTGTGACATGGGTAGTATTTCTGCACTACCATACTAGACTAAAAGTAGACTACACACTTGTGGGTGGGAAAGCCGACAACACATCCAAATGTTCCTTCTCTTCACAGAGGTCCTTTAGTTCATCAGCTAAGGATCTTCTTCCAAGCTCAGGCCCATATATCTGGACACTTGTATCATCCCAGTTCAGGCCAACAAAAGCATCAACAGAGTTGTGTCCCAAGGGATTTGACAACCTATGAATAGTTGGAAATTAAAGACATGGCTTGTGTAATAAAAAGGTCAAATAAACCAAGAGTACAACACTTTTACTTACGTGACTGGTTGTAGCTTGTACAGTTTTTCCTGGAACCTTGTTTCATAGAAGTACCAGAGGTCAGTTGGCCTTTCTGTGGATATTTGTTGGTTTTTAAACTGCACTCGCTAGACCTAGTAAAGGGCTAGGCTTAAAATTTCTTCAAGTGTCCACTTACCCTCAAGTACCATATTTGAGTCTTTTTGAAGCTGTGATGGCCTCTTCTAGAAGATCTCCCATATTATCAAGGGTTGGTTTACCATTTAAATACCAATAGAGGTCTGTCAAGTTGTAACCATTTACAAGGTGGTTTTCAAGAGTCAGCTTGAAAATGTTGGAGATGCTGCAAAGGTTTATTCTGCTGTAATGGTACCCTTTTTTCCCATAAACACGAACCTGTGGGAGTCTTTTTATGCTTAATTTTATCCCTTATAATctttttggagagaaaaaaaaaataaagtaccaAACCGTATCTTCATACAGCTTACAAGATTTTGATCGATTAATTCTTGCCGGACCTAAAGGGGTTCGCTAACAAAGTACCTTGTCTTGTCCAGGTACAGATCAGTAAAAAAAAGCCAGTAATTTTGTGCCCCAGTGGTAGGAGATGTATTACTTTTAAACCTGTAAACCATAAAACGTACCCCCAATGAGGGGGGGAAATTCCAATCagctttcccttttaattttgacGGGAACTGATCCCTTATCCACCTGGTGGTTTACTCGGGTTTTTCAAGGGTAACCCTTTGAAGGTAGTAATTTCCACTAACAGGGCTTTGTAATGCCACGTATTATGTAGTACAGCAGATTCTTCAAATGCCGAACATCAACccccttaaataaaaaataagttagtCAAGGGAAacattttgtttagtttttttaaaaataaaacaagcctTACCTGAAAAGTGCTACACTGCCAGGC
Proteins encoded in this window:
- the LOC119578454 gene encoding uncharacterized protein LOC119578454 encodes the protein MALEFNHDLQKASHLDALAGKNEAYVAVTHSSSPIATGSVDIFTIKDKSGSVEMEKMQTLKVPGALASNFGELTKYDVGLFIQTEHGVHVYVLKGMQFVYERMVKTVPARKPFSFPFYHTGQNTTFLLYAGNDVEGGQLGGKQELMKQSTGDRRSGGTTRESFGAPKHNHTYSEYLKFRAGAADREFGGSFGNRTAFK
- the LOC119578754 gene encoding uncharacterized protein LOC119578754, with amino-acid sequence MVLEERPTDLWYFYETRFQEKLYKLQPVTLSNPLGHNSVDAFVGLNWDDTSVQIYGPELGRRSLADELKDLCEEKEHLDVLSAFPPTSSISVPKATVAAGLGSNHLAVCGNSLVTFPYTASSTYQQISDELGQGTSYGHIFSISPVETVVSFSTIQCRDLVAFHLHNGKDCLAVIDHETSSAVICGTAPTGYRLLNYLGTSLCS